From the Streptomyces nigrescens genome, one window contains:
- a CDS encoding TIGR03619 family F420-dependent LLM class oxidoreductase — protein MRIATTIFLTDETIRPDRLGRELEQRGFAGLYLPEHTHIPASRDTPAPMGEPLPREYGRTLDAFIALGQAAAVTERLALGTGITLVSQHDPVDLAKQVATLDFLSGGRFTLGIGYGWNVEEAADHGVEWSTRRELTRDRVALMRALWAAEPTAYKGTFGSVRASFAHPKPAHGAPRILLGGAAGPKLFGQIAEYADGWLPIGGRGLTETVPVLRQAWSDAGRSGEPVVVPYAVHPSPGKLAHYRELGLQEVVLQLPPAGEAEVLRTLDDFAQYL, from the coding sequence ATGCGGATCGCGACCACGATCTTCCTGACCGACGAGACGATCCGGCCGGACCGGCTGGGCCGTGAGCTGGAGCAGCGCGGATTCGCCGGTCTCTATCTCCCCGAGCACACCCATATCCCGGCCAGCCGGGACACCCCGGCTCCCATGGGCGAGCCGCTGCCCCGTGAATACGGCCGAACCCTCGATGCGTTCATCGCGCTCGGCCAGGCCGCCGCGGTCACCGAGCGGCTCGCCCTCGGCACCGGCATCACCCTCGTCTCCCAGCACGACCCGGTCGACCTCGCCAAGCAGGTCGCGACCCTCGACTTCCTCTCCGGGGGCCGCTTCACCCTCGGCATCGGCTATGGCTGGAACGTCGAAGAGGCCGCCGACCACGGGGTGGAGTGGTCGACCCGGCGCGAGCTGACCCGCGACCGGGTGGCGCTGATGCGCGCCCTGTGGGCCGCGGAACCGACCGCGTACAAGGGCACATTCGGGTCCGTACGGGCGTCCTTCGCGCACCCCAAGCCGGCCCACGGCGCGCCGCGCATCCTCCTCGGCGGCGCGGCCGGACCCAAGCTCTTCGGGCAGATCGCCGAGTACGCGGACGGGTGGCTGCCGATCGGCGGGCGGGGGCTGACCGAGACCGTTCCGGTGCTGCGGCAGGCGTGGTCGGACGCCGGGCGCTCGGGTGAGCCGGTGGTGGTGCCGTACGCGGTCCACCCGTCGCCCGGGAAGCTGGCGCACTACCGCGAGCTGGGCCTGCAGGAGGTGGTGCTGCAGCTGCCACCGGCCGGGGAGGCGGAGGTACTGCGGACGCTGGACGACTTCGCGCAGTACTTGTGA
- a CDS encoding LLM class flavin-dependent oxidoreductase, translated as MEFGLFVQGYVGKRAETDPLAEHKALMEETEYVIQADKSGFKYAWASEHHFLEEYSHLSANDVFLGYLAHATERIHLGSGIFNPLAQVNHPVKVAEKVAMLDHLSEGRFEFGSGRGAGSHEILGFLPGITDMNHTKEIWEETIAEFPKMWLQEEYPGFQGKHWQLPPRKIFPKPYGASHPAMWYAAGSPSSYAMAAKKGLGVLGFSVQKVSDMEWVLEQYKTAIRDAEPIGDFVNDNVMVTSTAICAETHDKAVEIAVNGGLNYLQSLVFRYHDTFPRPEGIPEWPELLPDYTTEIIELLIAEELMICGDPDEVLGQCKRWEQAGADQLSFGLPIGVSYEDTMNTVKLIGEHVIPKIDTDPVHRTTRFRPAAGS; from the coding sequence TTGGAATTCGGGCTCTTTGTACAGGGATATGTGGGCAAGCGGGCCGAGACCGACCCGCTCGCGGAGCACAAGGCGCTGATGGAGGAGACCGAGTACGTCATCCAGGCGGACAAGTCCGGCTTCAAGTACGCCTGGGCGTCCGAGCACCACTTCCTGGAGGAGTACTCGCACCTCTCCGCCAATGACGTCTTTCTGGGGTATCTGGCGCACGCGACCGAGCGGATCCACCTGGGATCCGGCATCTTCAACCCGCTCGCGCAGGTCAACCACCCCGTCAAGGTCGCCGAGAAGGTCGCCATGCTCGACCATCTCAGCGAGGGCCGCTTCGAATTCGGCAGCGGACGGGGCGCCGGCAGCCACGAGATCCTGGGGTTCCTGCCGGGCATCACCGATATGAACCACACCAAGGAGATCTGGGAAGAGACCATCGCCGAGTTCCCGAAGATGTGGCTCCAGGAGGAGTACCCCGGGTTCCAGGGCAAACACTGGCAGCTGCCGCCGCGCAAGATCTTCCCCAAGCCGTACGGGGCCTCGCACCCGGCGATGTGGTACGCGGCCGGCTCGCCGTCCTCGTACGCCATGGCGGCGAAGAAGGGCCTGGGGGTCCTCGGCTTCAGCGTGCAGAAGGTCTCCGACATGGAGTGGGTGCTGGAGCAGTACAAGACCGCGATCCGGGACGCCGAGCCGATCGGTGACTTCGTCAACGACAACGTGATGGTGACGTCGACGGCGATCTGCGCCGAGACGCACGACAAGGCCGTGGAGATCGCGGTCAACGGGGGACTCAACTACCTCCAGTCGCTGGTCTTCCGGTACCACGACACCTTCCCCCGGCCCGAGGGCATCCCCGAGTGGCCCGAGCTGCTGCCCGACTACACCACCGAGATCATCGAGCTGCTGATCGCCGAGGAGCTGATGATCTGCGGCGACCCGGACGAGGTGCTCGGGCAGTGCAAGCGCTGGGAGCAGGCCGGCGCCGACCAGCTGAGCTTCGGGCTGCCGATCGGGGTCTCGTACGAGGACACGATGAACACGGTCAAGCTCATCGGCGAGCACGTGATCCCGAAGATCGACACGGATCCGGTGCACCGCACGACCCGGTTCCGGCCGGCCGCGGGCAGCTGA
- a CDS encoding N-acyl-D-amino-acid deacylase family protein: MLDHLIKGATVVDGTGTPSYTADVGIRDGRIAVVVPPGTVTEEARSSEDATGLVLAPGFVDPHTHYDAQLFWDPYATPSLNHGVTTVAGGNCGFTLAPLNPARPADADYTRRMMSKVEGMSLVALEEGAPWSWSSFGEYLDALEGRIAVNAGFMVGHCALRRYVMGEDAVGGQPTPAQLERMLALFHEAMAAGAWGLSTTQSATHSDGDGQPVASRHAAPAELLALSRAVGEHEGTQIEAIVAGCLDQFSDAEIELLVEMSAAAGRPLNWNVLTIDAAVPERVPRQLIAGERAREAGGRIVALTMPILTPMNMSLGTFCALNLIPGWGDILGLPVPERIEKLRDPGVRAEMLRRAGSKEAGVFRRLTHFGRYVIGDTYSPANEGLTGRVVQDIAAERGQEPFACLVEICANDQLRTVLWPMPTDNDPDSWALRAETWQHEDVLLGGSDAGAHLDRMCGAPYTTRFLGDCLRGRKLMGLEQAVKMLTDDPAQLFGLRERGRIEEGWHADLVLFDPERIDAGKATLVHDLPGDSPRLDSKAIGINAVWVNGVETIREDVVTGAVPGTVLRSGRDTRTVSTK, translated from the coding sequence GTGCTCGACCATCTGATCAAGGGCGCGACCGTCGTGGACGGGACGGGCACGCCCTCGTACACCGCCGATGTCGGCATCCGTGACGGCCGTATCGCCGTCGTCGTGCCGCCCGGCACCGTCACCGAGGAGGCGCGGAGCAGCGAGGACGCCACCGGGCTCGTCCTCGCCCCCGGCTTCGTCGATCCGCACACCCACTACGACGCACAGCTCTTCTGGGATCCGTACGCGACGCCCTCGCTCAACCACGGGGTGACGACGGTGGCGGGCGGCAACTGCGGCTTCACGCTCGCCCCGCTGAACCCGGCGCGGCCCGCCGACGCCGACTACACCCGCCGGATGATGTCCAAGGTCGAGGGCATGTCCCTGGTGGCACTCGAAGAGGGCGCGCCCTGGTCGTGGAGCTCCTTCGGCGAATATCTCGACGCCCTGGAGGGGCGGATCGCCGTCAACGCGGGCTTCATGGTGGGGCATTGCGCACTGCGCCGGTACGTCATGGGGGAGGACGCCGTCGGCGGGCAGCCGACGCCCGCGCAGCTGGAGCGGATGCTGGCGCTCTTCCACGAGGCGATGGCGGCCGGGGCGTGGGGCTTGTCCACCACCCAGTCCGCCACCCACTCCGACGGGGACGGACAGCCGGTCGCCTCCCGGCACGCCGCGCCGGCCGAGCTGCTCGCGCTGTCGCGGGCCGTCGGTGAGCACGAGGGCACCCAGATCGAGGCGATCGTGGCCGGCTGCCTCGACCAGTTCAGCGATGCCGAGATCGAGCTGCTCGTCGAGATGAGCGCGGCGGCCGGGCGGCCCCTGAACTGGAATGTGCTGACCATCGACGCGGCCGTGCCCGAGCGGGTGCCGCGGCAGCTGATCGCCGGCGAACGGGCCCGGGAGGCGGGCGGCCGGATCGTGGCCCTGACGATGCCGATCCTCACCCCCATGAACATGTCCCTGGGCACCTTCTGCGCCCTGAACCTGATCCCCGGATGGGGCGACATCCTGGGCCTGCCGGTCCCCGAACGGATCGAGAAGCTCCGCGACCCCGGGGTCCGGGCCGAGATGCTGCGGCGCGCGGGCAGCAAGGAGGCGGGTGTCTTCCGGCGGCTCACCCACTTCGGCCGGTATGTCATCGGGGACACCTACTCCCCGGCGAACGAGGGCCTGACCGGGCGCGTCGTACAGGACATCGCGGCCGAGCGCGGCCAGGAGCCCTTCGCGTGCCTGGTGGAGATCTGCGCCAACGACCAGCTGCGGACGGTCCTGTGGCCGATGCCCACCGACAACGACCCGGACTCCTGGGCGCTGCGCGCCGAGACCTGGCAGCACGAGGACGTGCTGCTCGGCGGGTCGGACGCGGGGGCGCATCTGGACCGAATGTGCGGCGCCCCCTACACGACGCGCTTCCTCGGCGACTGTCTGCGCGGCCGCAAGCTGATGGGTCTCGAACAGGCCGTGAAGATGCTCACCGACGACCCCGCACAGCTCTTCGGCCTGCGGGAGCGGGGACGTATCGAGGAGGGCTGGCACGCCGATCTCGTCCTCTTCGACCCGGAGCGGATCGACGCGGGCAAGGCCACGCTCGTGCACGATCTGCCCGGCGACAGCCCGCGCCTGGATTCCAAGGCGATCGGCATCAACGCGGTGTGGGTCAACGGCGTCGAGACGATCCGCGAGGACGTGGTGACCGGCGCGGTCCCGGGGACGGTACTGCGGTCGGGGCGGGACACGAGGACGGTGAGCACGAAGTGA
- a CDS encoding CehA/McbA family metallohydrolase, whose translation MERRDVLRLSAVAGATGALTLGRVSFADAAPAGGRPGGGPGEQTRRVTGHLPTGSPDFVYLPVEVPRGVCEIAVAYRYDRPTVPEGTAGNACDIGIFDERGTDLGGAGFRGWSGGARTEFFLRADEATPGYLPGPVNAGTWHIALGPYTVAPQGLSYDVTITLKYGPRGHTPAPVHPPERARGRGRAWYRGDSHLHSVHSDGKRTPAEIAALARAAGLDFINTSEHNTTSAHGAWDGLWGDDLLILTGEEVTTRNGHVVAMGTDPGVFIDWRYRARDNAFGKFARAIRRAGGLVIPAHPHATCIGCNWKFGLNEADAVEVWNGPYTPDDEITLAEWDNTLVAHTQGRADWLPAVGHSDAHRDPDVVGLPQTVVLADDLSRRALQDGIRAGRVWIAESSKVGLSFSVTGERGEHAGIAERLAVSRTTKVTARLTVSGAPGCTVSFVTDQGRLYSTPLPPSGEGTVSWRTTPDYAAYIRAEVRHPSTTPGLPGPMAAMTNPVFLGRWG comes from the coding sequence ATGGAACGACGCGATGTACTGAGACTTTCGGCGGTTGCGGGCGCGACGGGCGCGCTTACGCTCGGACGTGTGAGCTTCGCCGACGCAGCGCCCGCGGGCGGCCGGCCCGGAGGCGGGCCGGGCGAGCAGACCCGGCGGGTCACCGGCCATCTGCCCACGGGCTCACCCGACTTCGTGTATCTGCCGGTGGAAGTACCGCGCGGGGTGTGCGAGATCGCGGTGGCCTACCGCTACGACAGACCCACCGTCCCCGAGGGCACGGCCGGCAACGCCTGCGACATCGGCATCTTCGACGAACGGGGCACGGACCTCGGCGGCGCCGGCTTCCGCGGCTGGTCGGGCGGGGCACGGACGGAGTTCTTCCTGCGCGCCGACGAGGCCACCCCCGGCTACCTCCCGGGCCCCGTCAACGCCGGCACCTGGCACATCGCCCTCGGCCCGTACACCGTCGCCCCGCAAGGGCTGTCCTACGACGTCACGATCACCCTGAAGTACGGCCCCCGGGGCCACACCCCGGCGCCCGTCCATCCGCCCGAGCGTGCCCGGGGCCGGGGCCGCGCCTGGTACCGCGGCGACAGCCATCTGCACTCCGTCCACTCCGACGGCAAGCGCACCCCCGCCGAGATCGCCGCGCTGGCCCGCGCCGCCGGACTGGACTTCATCAACACCTCCGAGCACAACACCACCTCCGCGCACGGTGCCTGGGACGGTCTGTGGGGCGATGACCTGCTGATCCTGACCGGCGAGGAGGTCACCACCCGTAATGGACACGTGGTGGCGATGGGCACCGACCCCGGGGTCTTCATCGACTGGCGCTACCGGGCCCGCGACAACGCCTTCGGAAAGTTCGCGCGCGCCATCCGGCGGGCCGGAGGCCTGGTCATCCCGGCCCATCCGCACGCCACCTGCATCGGCTGCAACTGGAAGTTCGGGCTGAACGAAGCCGATGCGGTGGAAGTCTGGAACGGCCCGTACACCCCCGATGACGAGATCACCCTGGCCGAGTGGGACAACACCCTGGTCGCCCACACCCAGGGCCGCGCTGACTGGTTGCCGGCCGTCGGCCACAGCGACGCCCATCGCGACCCCGATGTCGTCGGCCTGCCGCAGACCGTGGTGCTCGCCGACGATCTCTCGCGCCGGGCGCTGCAGGACGGCATCCGGGCCGGCCGGGTCTGGATCGCCGAGTCGTCGAAGGTCGGTCTGTCCTTCTCCGTCACCGGTGAGCGGGGTGAACACGCCGGAATCGCCGAGCGCCTGGCGGTCTCCCGTACGACGAAGGTCACCGCGCGGCTGACGGTCTCCGGCGCCCCCGGCTGCACGGTCTCCTTCGTCACCGACCAGGGGAGGCTGTACTCCACCCCGCTGCCGCCCTCGGGCGAGGGCACCGTCAGCTGGCGGACCACCCCGGATTACGCCGCCTACATACGCGCGGAAGTCCGCCACCCCTCGACGACACCGGGCCTGCCGGGCCCCATGGCCGCCATGACCAACCCGGTCTTCCTGGGCCGCTGGGGCTGA
- a CDS encoding aldehyde dehydrogenase family protein, producing MTSPGRLFIGGAWVEPDGGHYEVIDPATEAVVGLAPEASREQVYEAVSAAGEAFHTWSRTEPQRRAEILDRAAEVLQRDFAAHAELAQAESGATTGTARGMQVAVAVARFRRYAKGALEPVEQGLPPQINEAGPMGKAGVLGALAVRQPVGVVTCITSYNNPWANPAGKVAPALAMGNTVVVKPAPQDPLSVYRMAAALAEAGAPPGVVNVVSGASPAVGEAAVDAPDVDMVSFTGSTAVGQRIAEVCGRDMKRQLMELGGKGAAVVFDDADLDSAVAGIGTTYSFYSGQICTAPTRVIAQRGVYEALVERLTRYLGRLTVGDPRAPGTVVGPVISAAHRDRIESYVELGRKEGARVVAGGERPSVPERGFYVAPTLLADCTRDMRVVREEIFGPVVVVLPFDEEDEGVALANDSDYGLIDYVWSGDVARAFRVARRLRAGGVGVNTVGRNMEAPFGGFKKSGVGRDVGSYALHAYSELQSIVWPG from the coding sequence GTGACGTCCCCGGGGCGGCTGTTCATCGGCGGGGCGTGGGTCGAGCCCGACGGCGGCCACTACGAGGTCATCGACCCGGCGACGGAGGCGGTCGTCGGGCTCGCGCCCGAGGCGAGCCGGGAGCAGGTGTACGAGGCGGTGTCCGCGGCGGGCGAGGCCTTCCATACCTGGTCCCGTACGGAGCCGCAGCGGCGTGCCGAGATCCTCGACCGGGCCGCGGAGGTGCTGCAGCGCGACTTCGCGGCGCACGCCGAACTGGCGCAGGCGGAGAGCGGTGCGACGACCGGCACGGCGCGCGGCATGCAGGTGGCGGTGGCGGTGGCGCGCTTCCGGCGGTATGCGAAGGGGGCGCTGGAGCCCGTGGAGCAGGGGCTTCCGCCGCAGATCAACGAGGCCGGGCCGATGGGGAAGGCGGGTGTGCTCGGAGCCCTGGCGGTACGGCAGCCGGTTGGCGTCGTCACCTGCATCACCTCGTACAACAACCCGTGGGCCAACCCGGCGGGCAAGGTCGCCCCGGCCCTGGCGATGGGCAACACCGTCGTGGTGAAGCCCGCCCCGCAGGACCCGCTGTCGGTGTACCGGATGGCGGCGGCGCTCGCTGAGGCGGGGGCGCCACCGGGGGTCGTGAACGTCGTCAGCGGCGCCTCCCCGGCGGTCGGCGAGGCGGCCGTGGACGCGCCGGATGTGGACATGGTGAGCTTCACGGGCTCGACGGCCGTGGGGCAGCGCATCGCCGAGGTGTGCGGCCGCGATATGAAACGCCAGCTCATGGAGCTGGGCGGCAAGGGTGCCGCGGTGGTCTTCGATGACGCGGACCTGGACTCGGCGGTGGCCGGCATCGGCACGACGTACTCCTTCTACAGCGGGCAGATCTGCACCGCGCCGACGCGGGTGATCGCGCAGAGAGGGGTGTACGAGGCGCTGGTGGAGCGGCTGACGCGGTACCTCGGGCGGCTGACGGTCGGCGATCCCCGCGCGCCGGGGACGGTGGTCGGACCGGTGATCTCGGCCGCGCACCGCGACCGGATCGAGTCGTATGTGGAACTGGGCAGGAAGGAAGGCGCCCGGGTCGTGGCGGGCGGCGAACGGCCGTCCGTGCCGGAACGCGGCTTCTATGTCGCGCCGACGCTGCTGGCCGACTGCACCCGGGACATGCGGGTCGTACGGGAGGAGATCTTCGGCCCGGTGGTCGTCGTCCTGCCCTTCGACGAGGAGGACGAGGGGGTGGCCCTCGCCAACGACAGCGACTACGGGCTCATCGACTACGTGTGGTCCGGCGATGTCGCCCGCGCCTTCCGGGTGGCACGGCGGCTGCGGGCCGGAGGGGTCGGGGTGAACACCGTCGGACGGAACATGGAAGCGCCGTTCGGCGGCTTCAAGAAGAGCGGGGTGGGGCGCGACGTGGGCTCGTACGCGCTGCATGCGTACAGCGAGCTGCAGTCGATCGTGTGGCCGGGGTGA
- a CDS encoding helix-turn-helix domain-containing protein, with protein sequence MPSVPLSETCGVPAALWLWPGQALYVGPSLALDIHSGSVSCLAVGVDEEFTVQLENGSRQVARTALIAARVRHRIVPHGDRMAFCYLDPASPRERACRRMMSGSAELARGHGNELPLTRLAAQMDGSTPLPAALRWLDLAGPDDRTEARDPRIRQATLRLAEDPGRQLSAEELAVEAGLSVSTFLRLFRAQTGTTFRRYRLWTRMLRVALLLETWPDLSTAAVEAGFASPSHFSSAFHAMFGLRPSRLLARGVTIRAA encoded by the coding sequence ATGCCATCGGTGCCGCTTTCAGAAACGTGCGGTGTGCCGGCCGCGCTGTGGTTGTGGCCCGGTCAGGCGCTGTACGTGGGACCGTCCCTGGCGCTGGACATCCACTCCGGCTCGGTGAGCTGTCTGGCGGTGGGTGTGGACGAGGAGTTCACGGTCCAGCTGGAGAACGGCAGCCGCCAGGTCGCCCGTACCGCACTGATAGCGGCCCGGGTGCGGCACCGCATCGTCCCCCACGGGGACCGGATGGCGTTCTGTTACCTGGACCCCGCCTCGCCACGGGAGCGGGCGTGCCGTCGGATGATGAGCGGGAGCGCCGAGCTCGCCCGGGGGCACGGCAACGAACTCCCGCTCACGCGGCTGGCCGCGCAGATGGACGGGAGTACCCCGCTTCCGGCCGCCCTGCGCTGGCTGGACCTCGCCGGTCCGGACGACCGCACGGAGGCCAGGGACCCGCGGATCCGGCAGGCCACCTTGCGGCTGGCGGAGGACCCGGGGCGGCAGCTCTCGGCGGAGGAACTGGCGGTGGAAGCCGGCCTGTCCGTATCGACGTTCCTCCGGCTCTTCCGCGCCCAGACGGGGACGACCTTCCGCCGCTACCGCCTGTGGACGCGCATGCTGCGGGTGGCGCTCCTGCTGGAGACCTGGCCGGATCTGAGCACGGCGGCCGTGGAGGCGGGGTTCGCCAGCCCCTCCCATTTCAGCAGCGCATTCCACGCGATGTTCGGTCTCCGTCCCAGCCGGCTCCTGGCCCGGGGCGTGACGATCAGAGCAGCGTAG
- a CDS encoding bifunctional FO biosynthesis protein CofGH: MTSSAQVPDQASDQGTDRETHAGPAAGRPTANAMRRALKRARDGVALDAGEAAVLLQARGEDLRDLCASAARVRDAGLEAAGRPGVITYSKGVFIPLTRLCRDKCHYCTFVTVPGKLRRDGHGMFMSPDEVLDIARRGAEMGCKEALFTLGDKPEDRWPEAREWLEAHGYDDTLSYVRAMAIRVLEETGLLPHLNPGVLSWTDFQRLKPVAPSLGMMLETTAERLWSEPGGPHYGSPDKEPAVRLRVLEDAGRSNVPFTTGLLIGIGETYEERAESLFALRRIQRAYHGIQELIMQNFRAKPDTAMRGMPDAELEELAATIAVARHIMGPSTRIQAPPNLVDGEYQLLIDAGIDDWGGVSPLTRDHVNPERPWPQIDELTERCAAAGFELRERLPIYPEFLQRGEPWLDPRLLPHVRALADPETGLAVEDAPVVGRPWQEPDEGFTMSSSGRTDLHHTIDTEGRTTDRRDDFDEVYGDWEALREAAAPGMAPERIDSDVRQALAQAADDPTRLTDAEALALLHADGPALDALCTLADELRRDTVGDDITYIVTRNINFTNVCYTGCRFCAFAQRRTDADAYTLSLSQVADRAQQAWDVGAVEVCMQGGIHPDLPGTAYFDIARAVKERVPGMHVHAFSPMEVVNGATRTGLSIREWLSEAKAAGLDSIPGTAAEILDDEVRWILTKGKLPTATWVEVVKTAHELGIRSSSTMMYGHVDQPRHWLGHLRLLAEIQQETGGFTEFVTLPFIHTNAPVYLAGIARPGPTTRDNRAVTAMARVLLHPHITNIQTSWVKLGADGAAEMLRSGANDLGGTLMEETISRMAGSSYGSYRSIQDLIAIADRAGRPARPRTTAYGPVPEERQAAALASDGHLPELLPVVE, encoded by the coding sequence ATGACTTCCAGCGCGCAGGTACCTGACCAGGCCTCCGACCAAGGGACCGACCGCGAGACGCACGCCGGGCCCGCCGCCGGCCGCCCCACGGCGAACGCGATGCGCCGCGCGCTCAAGCGGGCCCGCGACGGTGTCGCGCTGGACGCCGGCGAGGCCGCGGTGCTGCTGCAGGCACGCGGCGAGGACCTCAGGGACCTGTGCGCCTCCGCGGCCCGGGTGCGGGACGCCGGCCTGGAGGCCGCGGGCCGCCCCGGCGTCATCACGTACTCCAAGGGCGTCTTCATCCCCCTGACGCGCCTGTGCCGGGACAAGTGCCACTACTGCACCTTCGTCACCGTCCCCGGCAAGCTGCGCCGGGACGGCCACGGGATGTTCATGTCGCCCGACGAGGTGCTGGACATCGCCCGCCGCGGCGCCGAAATGGGCTGCAAGGAAGCCCTGTTCACCCTGGGGGACAAACCGGAGGACCGCTGGCCCGAGGCCCGCGAGTGGCTGGAGGCGCACGGCTACGACGACACGCTCTCCTACGTCCGCGCCATGGCCATCCGCGTCCTGGAGGAGACCGGTCTGCTGCCGCACCTCAATCCCGGGGTGCTGTCCTGGACGGACTTCCAGCGGCTCAAGCCCGTCGCCCCCTCTCTGGGGATGATGCTGGAGACGACCGCCGAGCGGCTGTGGAGCGAGCCCGGCGGTCCCCACTACGGATCGCCCGACAAGGAACCGGCCGTCCGGCTGCGTGTCCTGGAGGACGCCGGCCGTTCCAACGTCCCCTTCACCACCGGGCTGCTCATCGGCATCGGCGAGACGTACGAGGAGCGCGCCGAGTCCCTCTTCGCGCTGCGCCGCATCCAGCGCGCCTACCACGGCATCCAGGAACTGATCATGCAGAACTTCCGCGCCAAGCCGGACACGGCGATGCGCGGAATGCCGGACGCCGAACTGGAGGAGCTGGCCGCGACGATCGCGGTGGCCCGGCACATCATGGGCCCCTCGACCCGTATCCAGGCACCGCCCAACCTGGTCGACGGCGAATACCAGCTGCTCATCGACGCCGGGATCGACGACTGGGGCGGCGTCTCCCCGCTGACCCGCGACCATGTGAACCCCGAGCGCCCCTGGCCGCAGATCGACGAGCTGACCGAGCGCTGCGCCGCGGCCGGCTTCGAGCTGCGTGAACGGCTCCCCATCTACCCGGAGTTCCTCCAGCGCGGTGAGCCCTGGCTCGACCCCCGCCTGCTGCCGCATGTCCGCGCCCTCGCCGACCCGGAGACGGGCCTGGCCGTCGAGGACGCCCCCGTGGTGGGCCGCCCCTGGCAGGAGCCCGACGAGGGCTTCACGATGAGCTCCTCGGGCCGTACGGACCTGCACCACACCATCGACACCGAAGGCCGCACCACCGACCGCCGCGACGACTTCGACGAGGTCTACGGCGACTGGGAGGCACTGCGCGAGGCCGCGGCCCCCGGGATGGCACCGGAGCGTATCGACTCCGACGTACGCCAGGCCCTGGCGCAGGCCGCCGACGACCCCACCCGGCTCACCGACGCGGAGGCCCTGGCGCTGCTGCACGCCGACGGGCCCGCCCTGGACGCGCTCTGCACCCTCGCCGACGAACTGCGCCGCGACACCGTGGGCGACGACATCACCTACATCGTCACCAGGAACATCAACTTCACCAACGTCTGCTACACCGGCTGCCGCTTCTGCGCGTTCGCCCAGCGCCGCACGGACGCCGACGCCTACACCCTCTCCCTCTCCCAGGTCGCCGACCGCGCCCAACAGGCCTGGGACGTGGGCGCGGTGGAGGTGTGCATGCAGGGCGGCATCCACCCCGACCTGCCCGGGACCGCGTACTTCGACATCGCGCGCGCCGTCAAGGAACGCGTCCCCGGTATGCATGTGCACGCCTTCTCGCCCATGGAGGTCGTCAACGGCGCGACGCGCACCGGGCTGTCCATCCGTGAATGGCTCAGCGAGGCCAAGGCCGCCGGTCTGGACAGCATCCCCGGCACCGCCGCCGAGATCCTCGACGACGAGGTCCGCTGGATCCTCACCAAGGGCAAGCTGCCCACCGCCACCTGGGTCGAGGTGGTCAAGACCGCCCATGAGCTGGGCATCCGCTCGTCCTCGACGATGATGTACGGCCATGTCGACCAGCCACGCCACTGGCTGGGCCACCTCCGCCTGCTCGCCGAGATCCAGCAGGAGACCGGCGGCTTCACGGAGTTCGTCACCCTCCCCTTCATCCACACCAACGCCCCCGTCTACCTCGCCGGTATCGCCCGCCCCGGCCCCACCACCCGAGACAACCGCGCGGTGACGGCCATGGCCCGGGTGCTGCTCCACCCGCACATCACCAACATCCAGACCAGCTGGGTCAAGCTCGGCGCGGACGGTGCCGCCGAGATGCTCCGCTCCGGCGCCAACGATCTGGGCGGCACCCTGATGGAGGAGACCATCTCCCGGATGGCGGGGTCGAGTTACGGCTCCTACCGCTCCATCCAGGACCTCATCGCCATCGCCGACCGGGCCGGCCGCCCGGCCCGCCCCCGCACCACGGCCTACGGCCCGGTCCCCGAGGAACGCCAGGCCGCCGCCCTCGCGTCGGACGGTCATCTGCCGGAGCTGCTGCCGGTCGTGGAGTAG
- a CDS encoding VOC family protein — translation MPRLDHTIVHSTDRFASARFLADLLGVPEPKAFGPFAALKLDNGVALDYAEHVAGGEFVPTHYAFLVTEEEFDGIFGRIQERGLSYWADPMHSKPQEINTRDGGRGVYILDPDGHNMEFLTRTYSDELLASM, via the coding sequence ATGCCTCGCCTCGACCACACGATCGTCCACAGCACCGACCGTTTTGCCTCCGCCCGTTTCCTGGCCGATCTGCTCGGCGTCCCCGAGCCCAAGGCGTTCGGCCCCTTCGCCGCCCTCAAGCTGGACAACGGTGTGGCCCTCGACTACGCCGAGCATGTCGCAGGCGGCGAATTCGTCCCGACGCACTATGCGTTCCTGGTGACCGAGGAGGAGTTCGACGGGATCTTCGGCCGTATACAGGAGCGCGGGCTGTCCTACTGGGCCGACCCCATGCACTCCAAGCCTCAGGAGATCAACACCCGGGACGGCGGCCGCGGTGTCTACATCCTTGACCCCGATGGCCACAACATGGAGTTCCTGACCCGGACGTACTCGGACGAGCTGCTGGCCAGTATGTAA